Proteins encoded together in one Pontiella desulfatans window:
- a CDS encoding nucleotidyl transferase AbiEii/AbiGii toxin family protein: protein MFNPAYSNQVKLLLSVLPLIQEYDSFALKGGTAMNLFVQNLPRLSVDIDLAFLPLIPRHEALQEISKTLESLSGKIQSILPECSVTHQPVAGVTGRLVVNSPAATIKVEPNFVFRGAVHPEETRLLCPDAQDLFELFLECRVLSIADLYGGKIAAALDRQHPRDLFDVHLMFERFGLSDEIRTACTIYLAGHPRPMAELLTPNNQPLENLYASQFAGMAREPISIETLAKTRTRLVRELKESLSENERLFLLSIKTGKPEWNRIPIEHLERLPALQWKLRNIHNMDAQKHKQSIDKLKQVLEL, encoded by the coding sequence ATGTTTAATCCCGCTTATTCAAACCAAGTGAAGCTGCTGCTCAGCGTTTTACCTTTGATCCAAGAATACGACAGCTTTGCCCTGAAGGGCGGGACAGCCATGAACCTTTTTGTGCAGAACCTGCCCCGGCTTTCCGTTGATATTGATTTGGCCTTTCTTCCATTGATCCCACGCCATGAAGCTCTTCAAGAGATCTCGAAGACACTTGAGTCACTTTCGGGTAAAATACAATCGATACTGCCGGAATGTTCCGTCACCCATCAGCCTGTGGCCGGGGTGACCGGGCGACTGGTCGTTAACTCTCCGGCAGCCACCATTAAAGTAGAGCCGAATTTCGTTTTCAGAGGGGCTGTGCATCCAGAGGAAACACGCCTGCTCTGCCCTGATGCCCAGGATCTGTTCGAACTTTTTCTGGAGTGCCGGGTTCTGTCTATCGCCGATCTTTATGGCGGAAAAATCGCAGCGGCACTAGACCGACAGCATCCCCGAGACCTGTTTGATGTCCATCTGATGTTCGAGCGGTTCGGACTTAGCGATGAAATCCGCACGGCCTGCACAATATATCTCGCGGGACACCCGCGGCCTATGGCGGAGCTGCTCACCCCCAATAACCAACCTCTCGAAAACCTGTATGCCTCGCAGTTTGCAGGCATGGCCCGTGAGCCAATAAGCATCGAGACATTAGCGAAAACACGAACCCGCCTTGTTCGTGAGCTGAAAGAGAGTCTGTCAGAAAATGAAAGGCTGTTTCTACTTTCGATCAAAACAGGCAAACCAGAATGGAATCGCATACCCATTGAGCACCTTGAGCGCTTGCCCGCGCTTCAATGGAAGCTTAGAAACATCCACAACATGGACGCCCAAAAACACAAGCAATCCATAGATAAGCTGAAGCAGGTTCTGGAACTGTAG
- a CDS encoding arylsulfatase gives MKKSIIGLLVGLACSVGGAERPNILLMMVDDLGFADFGCYGSEIETPRIDKLAAEGLRFSQFYNTAKCHSSRVCLLSGLYCNQAGNTKLNRATTIAEVLGKAGYFTSMAGKWHLDKQPTDFGFQRYWGHLSGATDFFVGDNTFRLNGGEWNEFGDDFYTTDANVDWTMKFLDEALETGKPFFHYIAFNAPHYPLQAPKEDIRKYLGRYDAGWGAIRKARFEKQKQLGIFPQDMKLPPLPEHVPGWESMTVHQREFERFRMAIFAAMVDRIDQNIGRLVDYLEKKGQLENTLIMLCSDNGACPFERSKNIDIPPWEGKSYYLYDASWATVGNTPLKHYKQTQHEGGISSPLIVHWPGNLKNTGGWVRSPGHLVDFMATCIDVGGAQYPTAINIEPLQGKSLVPLFRGIDQPRHDEIYFEFSGCRALRMGDWKLVSFYKSKWELYNLAEDRCEQTDLAGTYPERVAAMSARWHELASGTDKLPEKKSGPVSGQPSPGSKSSWHDPAVFKSWEKPVF, from the coding sequence ATGAAGAAAAGCATCATAGGTCTATTGGTTGGCCTTGCCTGTTCCGTGGGCGGAGCGGAGCGGCCGAACATCTTGTTGATGATGGTGGACGATCTGGGGTTCGCCGATTTCGGGTGCTATGGCTCCGAGATCGAGACACCGCGCATCGATAAGCTGGCGGCCGAAGGCTTGCGCTTCTCGCAGTTCTACAACACGGCAAAGTGCCACTCGTCGCGCGTGTGCCTGCTCAGTGGCCTCTACTGCAACCAGGCGGGCAACACCAAGCTCAACCGGGCAACCACCATCGCCGAGGTGCTGGGCAAGGCCGGATACTTCACGTCGATGGCCGGCAAGTGGCATCTCGACAAGCAACCGACCGATTTCGGGTTCCAGCGCTACTGGGGCCATCTCTCCGGGGCGACCGACTTTTTTGTGGGCGACAACACCTTCCGGCTCAACGGCGGGGAGTGGAACGAATTCGGCGACGATTTCTACACGACCGATGCCAATGTGGATTGGACGATGAAGTTTCTCGACGAGGCCTTGGAAACCGGGAAGCCGTTCTTCCACTACATTGCCTTCAACGCGCCGCACTATCCCTTGCAGGCCCCCAAGGAAGACATCCGGAAATATCTGGGCCGCTACGATGCCGGGTGGGGCGCCATCCGCAAAGCACGTTTCGAAAAACAAAAGCAACTCGGCATCTTTCCGCAGGACATGAAGCTTCCGCCCTTGCCCGAGCATGTGCCGGGGTGGGAAAGCATGACCGTTCACCAGCGCGAGTTCGAACGTTTCCGCATGGCCATCTTTGCCGCCATGGTCGACCGCATCGACCAAAACATCGGCCGTTTGGTGGATTATCTGGAAAAGAAGGGGCAACTCGAAAACACACTCATCATGCTCTGCTCCGACAACGGCGCCTGCCCGTTCGAACGCAGCAAGAACATCGATATCCCGCCTTGGGAAGGGAAGTCCTACTACCTCTACGACGCGAGCTGGGCCACCGTTGGCAATACACCGCTCAAGCACTACAAGCAGACCCAGCACGAAGGCGGCATCTCATCGCCCTTGATCGTGCATTGGCCGGGGAATCTCAAGAACACCGGTGGGTGGGTGCGCAGTCCGGGCCATCTGGTCGATTTCATGGCCACCTGCATCGATGTGGGCGGGGCACAATATCCAACCGCCATAAACATTGAACCCTTGCAAGGCAAATCCCTCGTGCCGTTGTTCAGGGGGATCGACCAACCCAGGCACGACGAAATCTACTTCGAGTTTTCCGGTTGCCGCGCCCTGCGCATGGGCGATTGGAAGCTGGTGAGTTTCTACAAAAGCAAGTGGGAACTCTACAACCTGGCCGAAGACCGCTGCGAGCAAACCGACCTGGCCGGAACCTATCCGGAACGCGTCGCCGCGATGTCGGCGCGGTGGCACGAGTTGGCATCCGGAACCGATAAGCTTCCGGAAAAGAAGAGCGGACCGGTCAGCGGCCAGCCCTCGCCCGGTTCCAAGTCGTCGTGGCATGATCCCGCGGTTTTCAAAAGTTGGGAAAAACCCGTTTTTTAG
- a CDS encoding sulfatase family protein, with translation MKKSILYAVLACACATFAADKPNVLILYADDMGFGDLGANNPDSKIPTPNLDQLASEGMRFTDGHSSSGICTPSRFALLTGQHHWRRFHGIVNAFGESVFEPDDFTLAKMFKSKGYSTAAVGKWHLGWDWNASKRENVPSETVGEGKKKKKAFKPEAFDWSKPVTGGPLDQGFDYYFGDGTINFPPYCFIENDRVVEAPSVMMDTKLFKKIPEGSWEFRPGPMVDGWDPYQVLPSLADKAVAWIGKQKKDQPFFLYFAFPSPHAPIIPNDEYRGKSEAGPYGDFVFETDAMAGKILQALEQGGFSDNTIVVFTADNGPEKYAYERLQKYGHWSSGKQRGLKRDVWEGGHRVPFVIKWPGRVQGGSTSSETVSQVDLAATLAAEIGYDLTAKEAIDSYDLAPVLDGKELKQPLREATVQNTYDSAFALRKGDWMLIDAKSGEHSKSPGWFNEARGYGKDGTPGLLYNLAKDPAQHENLYASHPEKVAQMKALLERYKGGEGCAPHAK, from the coding sequence ATGAAGAAAAGCATTCTATATGCGGTGCTGGCTTGTGCCTGCGCTACGTTTGCCGCTGATAAACCCAATGTGTTGATTCTCTATGCCGACGACATGGGCTTCGGCGATCTGGGGGCCAACAACCCGGATTCAAAAATACCCACGCCCAACCTCGACCAGCTTGCGAGCGAAGGCATGCGCTTCACCGATGGCCACAGTTCATCCGGCATCTGCACGCCGAGCCGGTTCGCCCTGTTGACCGGCCAGCACCATTGGCGCCGGTTCCACGGCATCGTCAATGCGTTCGGTGAATCGGTTTTTGAACCGGACGATTTTACGTTGGCCAAAATGTTCAAGTCGAAAGGCTACAGCACGGCGGCGGTCGGTAAATGGCATCTGGGCTGGGACTGGAATGCGTCCAAACGGGAAAACGTACCGAGCGAAACCGTGGGGGAGGGGAAAAAGAAAAAGAAGGCCTTCAAGCCGGAAGCCTTCGATTGGAGCAAGCCGGTCACCGGCGGGCCGCTCGACCAAGGGTTCGATTATTATTTCGGCGATGGCACCATCAATTTCCCGCCGTATTGCTTTATTGAAAACGACCGGGTGGTGGAAGCGCCGTCGGTGATGATGGACACCAAGCTGTTCAAGAAGATCCCCGAAGGGAGCTGGGAGTTCCGTCCGGGGCCGATGGTCGATGGTTGGGATCCCTACCAGGTATTGCCCTCGCTGGCGGACAAGGCCGTGGCGTGGATCGGGAAGCAAAAAAAGGACCAGCCGTTCTTCCTGTATTTCGCATTTCCTTCGCCCCATGCGCCCATCATTCCGAACGATGAATACCGTGGGAAATCCGAGGCCGGGCCCTATGGCGATTTCGTGTTCGAAACCGATGCGATGGCCGGCAAGATCCTGCAGGCTCTGGAGCAGGGCGGGTTTTCCGATAACACCATCGTGGTGTTCACGGCCGACAACGGGCCGGAAAAATATGCCTATGAACGTCTGCAAAAATATGGCCACTGGAGCTCCGGCAAGCAGCGCGGCCTGAAGCGCGATGTTTGGGAGGGAGGCCACCGCGTCCCGTTCGTCATCAAGTGGCCGGGGCGCGTCCAGGGCGGATCGACCTCCTCGGAAACCGTCAGCCAGGTCGACCTAGCCGCAACGCTTGCCGCGGAAATCGGCTATGACCTAACCGCCAAGGAAGCGATCGATAGCTATGATCTTGCGCCGGTTCTCGACGGCAAGGAGCTCAAACAACCGCTTCGCGAGGCAACCGTGCAAAACACCTATGACTCGGCGTTTGCCTTGCGGAAAGGCGACTGGATGCTCATCGACGCCAAGAGTGGAGAGCATTCCAAGAGTCCGGGGTGGTTCAACGAAGCACGCGGCTATGGCAAAGACGGAACACCAGGGTTGCTCTACAATCTGGCCAAGGATCCGGCGCAGCACGAAAACCTCTATGCCAGCCATCCGGAAAAAGTGGCGCAAATGAAGGCGCTGCTCGAGCGCTACAAGGGCGGCGAAGGCTGCGCCCCGCATGCGAAATAG
- a CDS encoding DUF4160 domain-containing protein, translated as MPTISIFYGILIKMFFYDTEKHHVPHIHAEYQGDMAVYSIENGDVLAGKLPPKKNKLVVAWIEIHKEDLIADWELAVNGQNPLPIRGLDQ; from the coding sequence ATGCCGACAATTTCCATATTTTACGGGATTCTGATTAAGATGTTTTTCTATGACACGGAAAAACATCATGTGCCGCATATCCATGCGGAGTATCAGGGTGATATGGCAGTGTATTCCATCGAAAACGGAGACGTGCTGGCCGGAAAACTTCCGCCTAAAAAGAACAAACTGGTTGTGGCGTGGATCGAGATTCATAAAGAAGATCTTATCGCCGATTGGGAACTCGCTGTTAATGGTCAAAATCCTTTGCCAATCCGGGGGTTGGATCAATGA
- a CDS encoding tyrosine-type recombinase/integrase, which translates to MNPSLSRLITSFFTSYLTNERGASQNTIAAYSDTLRLFIKHLCKQQNKLPEKLSVQMLDSKEVLDFLDHLEHDRGNSQSTRNQRLAAIKSFLHYAARENPELMLPNECIQAIRSKKTDHKPPPSLSVEQVRAILDSIDTSTLIGLRDKALIQLLYNTGARVQEIADLCIGDLRFENPATVTLTGKGKKTRTIPLWDETVQHIQAYLLAREHAGVHSDHLFLNNKREPITRFGIGRRIELHGKNAAEKSPSLNDLKITPHLFRHTTALHLIETGSDITIVKEWLGHADIKTTSQYIEVSVERKRKALEKLPPPGSGGPVEMPEWKELGIIEFLTSLSHNRKLCCDLPVPTSTGGYSSARFAT; encoded by the coding sequence ATGAACCCAAGCCTCAGCCGTCTCATCACCAGCTTCTTTACATCCTACCTCACCAACGAACGCGGCGCATCGCAAAACACCATCGCCGCCTACAGCGACACCCTGCGCCTGTTCATCAAGCATCTCTGCAAACAACAAAACAAGCTGCCTGAAAAACTCAGTGTGCAAATGCTCGATTCCAAGGAGGTTCTCGACTTCCTCGACCACCTCGAACATGACCGCGGCAACAGCCAGTCCACGAGGAATCAGCGGCTCGCCGCCATCAAATCCTTCCTCCACTACGCCGCCCGCGAAAATCCCGAACTCATGCTCCCAAACGAATGCATCCAGGCCATCCGATCCAAAAAGACCGACCACAAGCCTCCGCCCAGCCTCAGCGTTGAACAAGTCCGCGCCATCCTCGACTCCATCGACACCTCCACCCTCATCGGGCTCCGGGACAAAGCCCTTATTCAGCTACTCTACAACACCGGCGCCCGCGTGCAGGAAATCGCCGATCTGTGCATTGGCGACCTGCGCTTCGAAAATCCGGCAACCGTCACCCTCACCGGCAAAGGAAAGAAAACCCGCACTATCCCGCTCTGGGATGAAACCGTCCAGCACATCCAGGCCTACCTACTGGCAAGGGAACACGCCGGCGTCCACTCCGACCACCTTTTCCTAAACAACAAAAGAGAGCCTATCACCCGCTTTGGAATCGGTCGGCGAATAGAACTCCACGGGAAAAACGCCGCCGAAAAAAGCCCAAGCCTAAACGATCTGAAGATCACGCCACACCTCTTTCGCCACACCACCGCGCTGCACCTCATCGAAACCGGAAGCGACATCACCATCGTCAAGGAATGGCTCGGTCACGCCGATATCAAAACCACGAGCCAATACATCGAAGTCAGCGTCGAGCGCAAACGCAAAGCCCTGGAAAAACTACCACCGCCAGGGTCGGGAGGCCCCGTTGAAATGCCGGAATGGAAAGAACTCGGCATCATCGAATTCCTTACGAGCCTGTCGCACAACCGGAAATTATGTTGCGACCTTCCTGTGCCAACATCAACAGGAGGCTATTCATCCGCACGCTTCGCAACATAA
- a CDS encoding tyrosine-type recombinase/integrase, translating into MNPQTSFESPLSDMMERFVVHKQMQGLDYTDRAYRLKFFDRFLCSEDCPDGFLRSEHFSGYLESLAHLKLKTRDSRLGVVHQFSLYLNAFRPDSQVMPLRRLPAVEQSIRFHRITAAEVGALMDAATKLSPKIRAACIRFLFGLLYATGLRISEAINLNLGDIDLERSTLFVRRGKFGKDRLVALAPSTVQALNTWLGLRSFHAGNGNSAPLLVGAPNKRLSYPQAKRAFRKLRTQCGLLGDPPPRLHDLRHNYASECLARWRREGKDIQTLLPVLSVAMGHVNPRATQRYIHIDAATLLDASGKIRDRFIQPNGENQ; encoded by the coding sequence ATGAACCCTCAAACCTCTTTTGAAAGTCCGCTCTCCGACATGATGGAGCGTTTTGTTGTGCATAAGCAGATGCAGGGGCTTGACTACACAGACCGGGCATACAGATTGAAGTTTTTTGACCGCTTTCTTTGCTCGGAAGACTGCCCGGACGGATTTTTGCGCAGCGAACACTTCTCCGGCTATCTTGAAAGCCTTGCGCATCTCAAGCTGAAGACGCGGGACAGCAGGCTGGGAGTCGTACATCAGTTCAGCCTATACCTTAACGCCTTCCGCCCCGATAGCCAGGTGATGCCCTTGCGGCGGCTGCCCGCTGTTGAGCAAAGCATTCGGTTCCACCGCATCACGGCCGCCGAAGTTGGCGCATTGATGGATGCGGCCACGAAGCTGTCTCCGAAGATCCGCGCCGCATGCATCCGATTCCTCTTCGGCCTGCTCTACGCAACTGGGCTGCGGATCTCCGAGGCGATCAACCTGAACCTCGGCGATATCGACCTTGAACGCAGCACCCTCTTCGTCCGCCGCGGCAAATTCGGGAAAGACCGGCTCGTCGCCCTGGCTCCATCCACTGTTCAAGCACTCAATACCTGGCTCGGCCTGCGCTCGTTCCATGCGGGAAACGGAAACTCCGCGCCCTTGCTCGTCGGCGCACCAAACAAACGACTCAGCTACCCGCAGGCCAAACGCGCATTCAGGAAGCTGCGCACGCAATGCGGGTTGCTCGGCGATCCGCCACCGCGCCTGCACGACCTCCGGCACAACTACGCCAGCGAATGCCTGGCCCGGTGGCGGCGCGAAGGCAAAGATATTCAAACCCTGCTCCCCGTCCTGTCCGTCGCCATGGGCCACGTCAACCCGCGGGCCACCCAGCGCTACATCCATATCGATGCCGCAACCCTGCTCGATGCATCCGGAAAAATCCGCGACCGCTTCATCCAACCCAACGGGGAAAACCAATGA
- a CDS encoding DUF2442 domain-containing protein, translating into MIIQEVKPLEAGVLQVVAEDGRSGTVDVSPYLDSPAFAPLKNWDAFVQIRNGKYYVEWTCGADLSADTLEAKMKWS; encoded by the coding sequence ATGATTATTCAGGAAGTAAAACCCCTCGAGGCAGGGGTGCTCCAGGTCGTAGCTGAAGATGGCCGCTCGGGAACAGTCGATGTCAGCCCGTATCTTGATTCTCCTGCGTTTGCTCCTTTGAAGAACTGGGATGCATTTGTTCAGATTCGAAATGGGAAGTATTACGTGGAATGGACCTGTGGGGCAGATCTATCTGCCGACACACTTGAGGCCAAAATGAAATGGTCGTGA
- a CDS encoding tyrosine-type recombinase/integrase: MHSETFRIPDDLPPSLCILAEQFCTDAFRIRGITLETIRLEICYLCRFFRHFGPPASSDKLFQALSPGSISDFLQDYARAYSPGSLAGMQTLLRSFLRFAHRTSRIGRDLAELVPIRKRRQLGMVPRGLPDECIERLRSSIDRSTTEGMRDSAIICLLATYGVRGVQIRRLRLDDIDWPNERIHFPAAKGGRPVEQHLIAEAGNLLSEYVLFGRPESESAEVFLMLCEPFGPIPAANELSEVIRRRIRRLGMVLPDGVSYGTHGFRHAFASRMVGKVPFKDLVDQLGHRDSACTLVYSKVDLDGLRQAALPWPGGGR, from the coding sequence ATGCATTCGGAAACCTTTCGCATTCCCGATGACCTTCCGCCTTCATTATGCATTTTAGCTGAGCAGTTTTGCACGGATGCATTTCGGATTCGCGGCATAACGCTGGAGACGATCAGGCTTGAGATTTGCTACCTCTGCCGCTTTTTCCGCCATTTCGGCCCGCCCGCGTCTTCCGACAAGTTGTTCCAAGCGCTATCGCCGGGATCAATCAGCGATTTTCTTCAGGATTATGCCCGGGCATACAGCCCGGGTTCCCTGGCAGGAATGCAAACCCTGCTCCGATCCTTTCTGCGCTTTGCACATCGGACCTCCCGAATCGGGAGGGATTTGGCGGAGCTGGTTCCGATACGAAAACGCAGGCAGCTCGGGATGGTTCCCCGTGGCTTGCCCGACGAGTGCATTGAACGGTTGCGCAGCAGCATCGACCGGAGCACGACGGAAGGAATGCGCGATTCGGCGATCATCTGTCTGCTGGCCACCTACGGCGTTCGCGGGGTGCAGATCCGCCGCTTGCGGCTTGATGACATCGATTGGCCAAACGAACGCATCCATTTTCCGGCGGCAAAAGGAGGCCGACCGGTTGAACAGCACCTGATTGCGGAGGCGGGCAACCTGCTTTCCGAGTATGTTCTGTTCGGTCGCCCGGAGTCGGAATCTGCCGAGGTTTTCCTTATGCTTTGCGAGCCCTTTGGGCCGATTCCTGCCGCGAACGAACTATCGGAAGTCATCCGACGGCGGATCCGGCGGCTTGGCATGGTGCTCCCCGACGGGGTGTCGTACGGGACGCACGGGTTCCGTCATGCCTTTGCGAGCCGCATGGTCGGGAAGGTGCCCTTCAAGGATCTGGTCGACCAGCTTGGGCACCGCGATTCCGCCTGCACACTGGTCTACTCCAAGGTGGATCTCGACGGCCTGCGCCAGGCGGCGCTGCCATGGCCGGGAGGTGGACGATGA
- a CDS encoding integrase core domain-containing protein: protein MGKSNADSWFLQVVFILISRFFMPRYDARLQILKYQIQMLCDRIDDPRIITEEYERAELMRLGALIDHDISDVMLVVKPKTYCGWLRKKAGKKPKRKGGRPETDASIIQLILRFAKENLGWGYKRIHGELKKLGIKIGRTTIRDIMKRNGINPVPDKAYKNPDSTWSKFISSHIETLVAIDFFSKPVYTLKGKFDAYVLVFIHLGSRRVFMSPATFHPDENWVLQQARNASMWLDDIGVGVSHLIRDRDTKFAASFDTFWEGSGTTIIRTPPRTPQANGFAEAFVKTVKSQCLDHFICLSLEHLDYINREWLAHYNFTRPHQGKEIGNKVLNVDFTPTTEGEIKREKKLGGIISHYYRAAA from the coding sequence TTGGGGAAGAGCAACGCAGATTCTTGGTTTTTGCAGGTGGTTTTTATTCTGATTTCGCGGTTTTTCATGCCGCGATACGATGCGCGTCTTCAGATATTGAAATACCAGATCCAGATGCTTTGCGACCGCATTGATGATCCGCGAATTATTACAGAGGAATACGAACGTGCGGAACTGATGCGATTGGGGGCATTGATCGACCACGACATTTCGGATGTCATGCTGGTCGTGAAACCAAAGACCTACTGTGGCTGGCTGCGGAAGAAGGCGGGCAAGAAACCGAAGCGCAAGGGCGGACGTCCAGAAACGGATGCGAGCATCATCCAGTTGATTCTCCGGTTTGCCAAAGAGAACCTTGGATGGGGATACAAAAGGATTCACGGGGAACTCAAAAAGTTGGGCATTAAAATCGGGCGGACAACGATCCGTGACATCATGAAGCGAAACGGCATAAACCCGGTGCCGGATAAGGCGTATAAGAACCCGGACAGCACTTGGTCGAAGTTTATCAGCTCGCATATTGAGACTCTCGTCGCAATCGATTTTTTCTCGAAGCCCGTCTATACGCTTAAAGGGAAATTCGACGCGTATGTTCTGGTCTTTATCCACCTCGGAAGCCGCCGGGTCTTCATGAGCCCGGCCACGTTTCATCCCGATGAAAATTGGGTGCTTCAACAAGCGCGGAACGCCTCCATGTGGCTGGATGATATTGGAGTCGGAGTAAGTCATCTCATCCGTGACCGCGATACGAAATTCGCGGCGAGCTTCGATACGTTCTGGGAAGGTTCGGGAACGACAATAATCCGAACTCCACCGCGCACCCCCCAAGCTAATGGATTCGCGGAAGCATTCGTAAAAACCGTGAAATCCCAATGCCTTGACCACTTTATCTGCCTGAGCCTTGAACACCTTGACTACATCAACCGAGAGTGGCTGGCGCATTACAACTTCACACGGCCTCATCAAGGAAAAGAGATCGGCAATAAGGTTCTTAACGTTGATTTCACACCCACAACTGAAGGTGAAATTAAACGGGAAAAGAAGCTCGGCGGGATCATTTCGCACTATTACCGCGCCGCCGCATAG